ACGCAATTTTGCTGAAAATCACCCCGATTTAGTAAAGATAATCTTGGAAGAACAAAGAAAAGTAGAAGAATGGGCTAAAGCTAACCCCAATGAAGTTGCTAATTTGTTGGCAGCGCAAACTAGACAAGAACCAGGAGTCTGGAAATGGGCTTTAGAGAGACGGCCTATCTTAGGGGTGTTTGATATAACTGATGAATTTATCGCTGAACAACAGCAGGTAGTTGATCTCTTCTACAGTCAAAAGCTGATTCCTAAAACTTTTCAAATCAAAGATGCAGTATGGAAACCGAAAAGTTGATTTATTAAAAGAGAAGTTATAATTCTTGAAGGCTGTACAGCACTTTTTATGACAACAGTGCTGTACAGCTTTTATATTTAACTTTGATAGCTTGACATAATTTATATCACAATGATCTTAATAGCTTGATATGAATAAAATATCATGATTTATTGATAGATATTTTTAATTAAACAAAAAATATTTAATTAGTCCAATTTTCAACTATATTAATAAACAAGAGTTTTTTTGGCTATTTAGCTCGTAATTAATCATAATCGTTCTGACCACGGATAAAGGAATAAATAAAACAACCCATGCCAGCTTTAAAAGGAAAGTTTGAATTCAGGAAAAGTCAGAGAACAACACGTCGTTCGTTGTTGTTTGCTTTGGGCTACTGCTTAATGCTATCGACAGTCTTATCAAGTTGTGGTGAAGCCAAAAATAACACTCAGCAATCGACAGCTACCCCTGAGTCTACTGCTTCATCTAGTACTACTACAGAGAAGTCAACTGAGAAACAAGTAGTGCGGATTGTACGTTCAAAACAACTTTCCGCTTTAGCAGTTTTAGAAAAGCAGGGTTCCTTAGAAAAGCGATTAGAGCCTCTGGGTTTTAAAGTACAGTGGCCTGAATTTGCCGCTGGGCCACAACAGCTAGAAGCTCTGAATGCCAATGGACTAGATATCGCATCTACAGCCGAATCGCCTCCTGTCTTCTCGCAAGCAGCAGGAGCGCCTCTTGTTTATCTAGCTACTACACGCCCTAGTGGTAAAGCTATTTCACTTTTAGTTCCGGTGAACTCTCCGATTAAAAGTGTTACCGATTTGAAAGGTAAAAAAGTAGCTTTCCAGAAAGCCTCCATCGGTCACTACTTATTAGTTAAAGCATTAGAAGATGCCGGACTAAAACTGAGCGATGTCCAATCAGTTTTTTTAGCGCCGCCAGATGCAAATGCGGCATTTAGTCAGAGTAAGGTGGATGCTTGGTATATTTGGGAGCCATTCGCTACTAGAAATGTACAAAATAAAATCGCTCGTGTTTTAGCAGATGGTGGTAAGTTACGGGATACTGGTAACTTTTACTCAACCTCACGCCAGTTTTATCAGGCTCATCCTGATGTTATCAAAGTGTTTCTAGAGGAGCTTGAAAAAGCAGAAATCTGGACTAAGGATCATCCCAAAGAAGTGGCACAATTACTTGCTCCTGTGACTCAGCTAGATCCACCAACTCTAGAAATAATGCATAAGAAATATGACTATGGGTTGCTACCAATCACTGATAAAACTATTACCAAGCAACAGGAAGTTGCAGATAAATGGTACAGCTTAGGACTTATCCCCAAAAAGGTGAATGTTAAAGAGGGATTTTTGACACCTGAAGAGTACGCCAAAATTACTCCTTCAGAGGTTCTAGCGAATAAGTAATTATCCCCAGGAAGAAACAAAAACACAGGAGAATATTATGTCTACCTCGACTTTGACAAAGGTTAAAATTAGGTCTATTGATGCCCCTTTGGGAGCTATCGTTACCGATCTGGATGCTAGTCAAGCGATCGCACCTGAAGTTATCCTACAACTTAAGGAAGCTCTGCGCGATCGCCACATCTTAATCTTCAAAGACCAAAAGCTCTCCGATCAAAAACTTTTGAACTTTTCTCTATACTTTGGCGCACTCTTCGTACCATCTGATGAAACTCCAGTATTGGCTTCTAAACCAGGAGAAACTCCGGTAGTGATTCCGATTTCCAACGTCGATGGTGGCTATACCGGTACTGGAGAATTAACTTTTCATTCTGACCACAAATGGACTCCTACCCCATCTAGTGGTTCGCTTCTTTATGCGTTGGAAATACCAACTCATGGTGGAGATACTTATTGGTTAAACACCAATTTAGCTTATGAAGCATTAGATGAAGCTACCAAAGAACGAATTGCAGATTTGCAGTTAATTACCTACAACCCATTTTTGCGAGATCGGAATGCACCCCGCTCTTTGTATCGTTTAGATAAGAATATTCCTTTAATAAGTCCGGTCTTTCCCCATCCTTTAGTTAGGACACATCCAGAAAGTGGTAAAAAACATCTTTATTTAGATGCTGCTACAGAAGTGGAAATTGTCGGGTTAGAGCCGGAAGAAGGATCAAAACTGATTGAACAGTTAAGGCAACATCTAAATCAACCCAAGTTCTATTACGAACACAAATGGTCAGTAGGTGATATTGTTTACTGGGATAATCAAGCTACTTTGCATTACCGTCAAGCATTTGATCCGAATGAACGACGAGTATTGAAGCGGGTTAGCCTTGCAGGCAGTCGTCCCTTTTAGGCTTTATACCTTAAAAAACTAAGCTAATGCGCGTTTAAATTCTAAATTTTACTAAGGTAGTCAAGAGTCATTAAACGCCTATTATTCATGCGCTTTTTCGATAAGAATATCCAACTGAATTCTGATGACTGACGCATGTATTATGTTCAACAAGCAAGATACCCGACTTCTTTAAGAAGTCGGGTATCTGTGGGTGGCAATTCTTCGCAATCCAATAGGATTGGTAGAGTAATTTTGATATAAATTAAGTAAAAAAATCATAAAAACTTTTTTTAAGTGTCAGACTATATGCTTATAAAGATAAATAGATAGAAATATTCCTTTTTTGTTTAAAACTAGTGTTGATGAATACTTTATTTCAAGAACAGATTAGGTAAAATTTATACTGAAATTGATAGTTGTTTGCAGTCATGATAAACAACAATATTTATGAAATTTAAATAGATGGTAGTATGGCGTTTTTTAAATCTTTGCAGAGCCTAAAGTTATCTAGTAGTAAGCCGCTACAATCAAAATTTCAAAAACCAAAGATGGCAGATGAGTATATCCTAAATACTAAATATGTAGAAGCGAAAGATAAAGTTGAGTGCAAATTCTCTGTATTGATAGCTGCTTGCTTGATCACAATGCCAATGGCTATATTTGGTTGCAGCCAAGAAATTAAAACTACTCAAAATGAAGCATCCTCAATTAGTACACAATCTCAGAGTCAAACAGTTTCTAATACTCCACAAAAACAAGAGCTACGAGTTGTTTATTCTAAACTTGGTTCTCTTGCAGTGATGAGAAAGCAAGGAACTCTAGAAAAAAGTTTGGCAGGAAAGAATTTTACAGTCAAGTGGCTAGAGTTTGCTGCTGGTCCACAAGCCTTAGAAGCGTTAAATGCTGGTTCTCTTGATATCGCAGCCACAGCTGAATCACCACCTATATTTGCTCAAGCCGCAGGTACACCTCTTGTGTATATTGCAACGACTCCATTTAATGGTAGAGGAGTTTCTTTTTTAGTACCAAAAAACTCTCCGATTAAAAGTGTCGCTGATTTTAAAGGTAAAAAAATCTCCTTTCAAAAAGCCTCTATTGCCCACTATGTTTTACTAAAAGCCTTACAAAAAGAGGGACTAAAACTAAGTGATATACAATCTCTTTTTCTCCCACCTCCAGATGCAAATGTAGCTTTTAGTCAGGGCGGAATTGATGTTTGGGTAATTTGGGAACCTTACATTACCAGAAATGTCCAAAAAAATCTTGGTCGTGTATTGATAGATGGACAAGGACTCCAGGATCTTGGTGGCTTTTATACTACCTCACGTAAATTTGCAAAAGAGCATCCTGAAATTCTCAAAATTTTTATAGAGGAGTTTATCAAAGCTGAAGATTGGTCACAGAAAAATATTGATAAGTTAGCAGAACTGGAGACAGGTGACGTTGGCATTGATGTACCTACCCTCAAAACAATTCATAGTAAAGCAGTATATGGTCTACTACCAATTACTGATGAAGTTGTTAAAAAGCAACAACAAATAGCTGATTTATGGTATGCACAAGGACTTCTACCAAAGAAGGTTAATGTCAAAGATGGAGTACTCACTCCAGAAGAATATGCAGCATTTACACCTGATTCAATTAAATCTAATAAGTAAATAATTTTTATCAAATTTAAAAACTGGAGAATTTAAGTTATTAGCTGATGTTTTTGTATCAGTAGTTAATACAAACAAGAGGTGTAAAAGTGTTTAACAATTTTGTAACAACCAAAACAACAATAATCGGCAGACTAGCATTATTTGTAATGCCTGGTTTTTTAACTTTATCTACTACTTTAATCAGTTGTACGTCAACAGTACCTAATACAAATACCGGAACAGTTTCTAAAGCAGAACCAGCCGGGGAAAAGACTATAACTTCTAAAACAAAGGTACTGCGAATAGGATATCAAAGCTCTGGTGATTTAGTTAGAGTCAGAGGAGTTTTAGAAAAACGTTTAGAGCCTTTGGGTTTGAAAGTGGAGTGGTCACAATTTGCTCAAGGGCCACAACTCATGGAAGCGATGAATGTGGGCAAAATTGATATTGGCTCAGTTGGAGAAACGCCTCCGATCTTTGCCCAAGCTGCGGGTGCAAAAATTATCTATTTGGCTGGTAGAAGACTGGGCCCTAATTCTGGTAAAGG
This Nostoc sp. C052 DNA region includes the following protein-coding sequences:
- a CDS encoding aliphatic sulfonate ABC transporter substrate-binding protein, coding for MPALKGKFEFRKSQRTTRRSLLFALGYCLMLSTVLSSCGEAKNNTQQSTATPESTASSSTTTEKSTEKQVVRIVRSKQLSALAVLEKQGSLEKRLEPLGFKVQWPEFAAGPQQLEALNANGLDIASTAESPPVFSQAAGAPLVYLATTRPSGKAISLLVPVNSPIKSVTDLKGKKVAFQKASIGHYLLVKALEDAGLKLSDVQSVFLAPPDANAAFSQSKVDAWYIWEPFATRNVQNKIARVLADGGKLRDTGNFYSTSRQFYQAHPDVIKVFLEELEKAEIWTKDHPKEVAQLLAPVTQLDPPTLEIMHKKYDYGLLPITDKTITKQQEVADKWYSLGLIPKKVNVKEGFLTPEEYAKITPSEVLANK
- a CDS encoding TauD/TfdA family dioxygenase is translated as MSTSTLTKVKIRSIDAPLGAIVTDLDASQAIAPEVILQLKEALRDRHILIFKDQKLSDQKLLNFSLYFGALFVPSDETPVLASKPGETPVVIPISNVDGGYTGTGELTFHSDHKWTPTPSSGSLLYALEIPTHGGDTYWLNTNLAYEALDEATKERIADLQLITYNPFLRDRNAPRSLYRLDKNIPLISPVFPHPLVRTHPESGKKHLYLDAATEVEIVGLEPEEGSKLIEQLRQHLNQPKFYYEHKWSVGDIVYWDNQATLHYRQAFDPNERRVLKRVSLAGSRPF
- a CDS encoding aliphatic sulfonate ABC transporter substrate-binding protein; its protein translation is MADEYILNTKYVEAKDKVECKFSVLIAACLITMPMAIFGCSQEIKTTQNEASSISTQSQSQTVSNTPQKQELRVVYSKLGSLAVMRKQGTLEKSLAGKNFTVKWLEFAAGPQALEALNAGSLDIAATAESPPIFAQAAGTPLVYIATTPFNGRGVSFLVPKNSPIKSVADFKGKKISFQKASIAHYVLLKALQKEGLKLSDIQSLFLPPPDANVAFSQGGIDVWVIWEPYITRNVQKNLGRVLIDGQGLQDLGGFYTTSRKFAKEHPEILKIFIEEFIKAEDWSQKNIDKLAELETGDVGIDVPTLKTIHSKAVYGLLPITDEVVKKQQQIADLWYAQGLLPKKVNVKDGVLTPEEYAAFTPDSIKSNK